The following proteins are co-located in the Polymorphospora rubra genome:
- a CDS encoding glycosyltransferase translates to MAVALAVAVTGLTLHTLVNATRWLRRPPTDPAPVDEAVAVLLPLRDEAARLAPCLTSLLAQRGVARLEIVVLDDNSTDGTADAVRAVAGDDPRVRLLSGAPLPDGWLGKPYACHQLAGHADPDATVLVFVDADVVLAPHAVAASVAALRDAAADLLTPYPRILAGSAGERLVQPLLQWSWLTFLPLRAMERSPRPSLAAAGGQLLVVDRAGYDRAGGHAAVRDRVLEDIELGRTVKRSGGRIALADGSGLADCRMYTSWRELAAGYTKSMWASFGSPAGAAAVVVTLLLLYAVPPVLGLAAAATGRFGVALAGGAAWLAGVAGRVVAARATGGRAFPDALAHPVSVVLFGWLIARSYHLRRRRQLSWRGRPVA, encoded by the coding sequence CTGGCGGTCGCACTCGCCGTCGCGGTGACCGGGCTGACCCTGCACACGCTGGTCAACGCGACGAGGTGGCTGCGCCGCCCGCCGACCGACCCGGCTCCCGTCGACGAGGCGGTGGCCGTGCTGCTGCCGCTGCGCGACGAGGCGGCCCGGTTGGCGCCCTGCCTCACGTCCCTGCTCGCCCAGCGGGGCGTGGCCCGGCTCGAGATCGTCGTCCTCGACGACAACTCCACCGACGGCACCGCCGACGCGGTACGCGCCGTCGCCGGCGACGACCCCCGGGTCCGGCTGCTGTCCGGGGCACCGCTACCGGACGGCTGGCTCGGCAAGCCGTACGCCTGCCACCAGCTCGCCGGGCACGCGGACCCGGACGCGACCGTGCTCGTCTTCGTCGACGCCGACGTCGTCCTCGCCCCGCACGCCGTCGCCGCGTCCGTCGCCGCCCTGCGGGACGCGGCGGCGGACCTGCTGACGCCGTACCCGAGGATCCTCGCCGGGTCGGCCGGCGAGCGGCTGGTGCAGCCGCTGCTGCAGTGGTCGTGGCTGACGTTCCTGCCGCTGCGGGCGATGGAACGCTCGCCGCGCCCGTCGCTGGCCGCCGCCGGCGGGCAGCTGCTGGTCGTCGACCGGGCCGGCTACGACCGGGCCGGCGGGCACGCGGCGGTCCGCGACCGGGTGCTGGAGGACATCGAACTGGGCCGGACGGTGAAACGCTCGGGCGGCCGGATCGCGCTCGCCGACGGGTCGGGGCTGGCCGACTGCCGGATGTACACCTCGTGGCGCGAGCTGGCCGCCGGCTACACCAAGAGCATGTGGGCGTCGTTCGGTTCGCCGGCCGGCGCCGCCGCCGTCGTGGTCACGCTCCTTCTGCTGTACGCCGTACCGCCGGTCCTCGGCCTGGCGGCCGCTGCCACCGGCCGGTTCGGGGTGGCCCTGGCCGGTGGGGCGGCGTGGCTGGCCGGGGTGGCCGGCCGGGTGGTGGCGGCGCGGGCGACTGGGGGGCGGGCGTTCCCGGACGCGTTGGCGCACCCGGTGTCGGTCGTGCTGTTCGGGTGGCTGATCGCGCGGTCGTACCATCTGCGCAGGCGGCGGCAGCTGTCGTGGCGCGGCCGGCCGGTGGCCTGA
- a CDS encoding phytoene desaturase family protein: protein MARVVVVGAGVGGLATAARLAATGHRVTVVERSGVVGGKLGRYTRTTPEGTFHFDTGPSLLTLPQVFADLFAATGGPAGGLDLGGLLDPVPLDPIVRHTFADGTKLDSCADPDTFAGRIAAALGPTAADDWRRLWRRAGRVWDASWRDILRRSVDSPLALAPLAWRLRDLAAIAPGTTLRGLGRRHLRDPRLRVLLDRYATYTGADPRRAPAALVAVPYAELAFGGWYLRGGLGTLADALLSRCLDLGVEVRTGETVTGIDAAGGRVHRVRLAGVSAPLPADVVVANVDAQTVYRDLLPSPRRLAGLADRSLAGFVLLLGVRGDSELAHHNVFFPADYDAEFDAVFGDPGRGVPARPAADPTVFVTVAADPAVRPDGHEAWFVLVNAPRQARSLSGVDWRRPGLADAYADRVLDVLAARGVDVRDRVLFREVRTPADLAGATAAPGGAIYGTAGSLLRPANRGPVQGLFLVGGSAHPGGGLPMVALSAQIVAAEIGPA, encoded by the coding sequence GTGGCGCGGGTCGTGGTGGTGGGTGCCGGGGTCGGCGGGCTGGCGACGGCGGCCCGGCTGGCGGCGACCGGACACCGGGTGACCGTCGTCGAGCGGTCCGGTGTGGTCGGCGGCAAGCTCGGCCGCTACACCCGGACGACGCCGGAAGGCACGTTCCACTTCGACACCGGCCCGAGTCTGCTGACGCTGCCGCAGGTCTTCGCCGACCTGTTCGCCGCCACCGGCGGCCCGGCCGGCGGCCTCGACCTCGGTGGGCTGCTCGATCCGGTGCCATTGGACCCGATCGTGCGGCACACGTTCGCCGACGGCACCAAACTCGACTCGTGCGCCGACCCGGACACCTTCGCCGGCCGGATCGCGGCGGCCCTCGGCCCGACCGCCGCCGACGACTGGCGCCGGCTGTGGCGGCGGGCCGGCCGGGTCTGGGACGCGTCGTGGCGGGACATCCTGCGTCGCAGCGTCGACTCGCCGCTCGCCCTGGCACCGCTGGCCTGGCGGCTGCGCGACCTCGCCGCCATCGCCCCCGGCACCACGCTGCGTGGGCTCGGCCGCCGGCACCTGCGCGACCCCCGGCTGCGGGTGCTGCTCGACCGGTACGCGACCTACACCGGCGCCGACCCGCGCCGGGCGCCGGCGGCACTGGTCGCCGTGCCGTACGCCGAACTCGCCTTCGGCGGCTGGTATCTGCGCGGCGGCCTCGGCACGCTCGCCGACGCGCTGCTGTCCCGCTGCCTCGACCTGGGGGTGGAGGTCCGTACCGGGGAAACCGTGACCGGCATCGACGCCGCCGGCGGCCGGGTGCACCGGGTACGGCTGGCCGGCGTGTCCGCCCCGCTGCCGGCCGACGTGGTGGTCGCCAACGTCGACGCGCAGACCGTCTACCGCGACCTGCTGCCGAGCCCGCGCCGGCTGGCCGGGCTCGCCGACCGCAGCCTGGCCGGGTTCGTGCTGCTGCTCGGCGTACGCGGCGACTCCGAGCTGGCCCACCACAACGTGTTCTTCCCCGCCGACTACGACGCCGAGTTCGACGCGGTGTTCGGCGATCCGGGGCGGGGTGTGCCGGCCCGGCCGGCCGCCGACCCGACCGTGTTCGTCACCGTCGCCGCCGACCCGGCGGTCCGGCCGGACGGCCACGAGGCGTGGTTCGTGCTGGTCAACGCGCCCCGGCAGGCCCGCTCACTGTCCGGAGTGGACTGGCGCCGGCCGGGGCTGGCGGACGCGTACGCCGACCGGGTGCTCGACGTGCTGGCCGCGCGCGGTGTCGACGTCCGGGACCGGGTGCTGTTCCGGGAGGTACGCACCCCGGCCGACCTCGCCGGTGCGACCGCCGCCCCGGGCGGGGCGATCTACGGTACGGCCGGCAGCCTGCTCCGGCCGGCGAACCGCGGCCCGGTGCAGGGCCTGTTCCTGGTCGGCGGGTCGGCGCATCCGGGCGGCGGCCTGCCGATGGTGGCCCTGTCGGCCCAGATCGTAGCGGCCGAGATCGGCCCCGCCTGA
- a CDS encoding CDP-alcohol phosphatidyltransferase family protein: protein MVGTALLNWDDYARTWARLHGGFDPRDASAVVRGWLRLAYRLGRILGRIRVRPTAVTFVGVLLSVGVPFFAPRGVEGPLIAAGFVLLGAVADSADGAVAVVTGRVTRIGYVYDSFADRLGEAAWLVAFWLVGAPGPVVAAAGGLSWLHEYVRARAVGVGMKEIGVVTIGERPSRVSVAIVGLLAAGGIGFVDPDLAAGTMTLATVVWGVIALGGLLQLLGAVRRALGNA from the coding sequence GTGGTGGGCACCGCGCTGCTGAACTGGGACGACTACGCCCGCACCTGGGCCAGGCTGCACGGCGGGTTCGACCCGCGTGACGCCTCGGCGGTGGTGCGCGGCTGGCTGCGGCTCGCCTACCGGCTCGGCCGGATCCTCGGCCGGATCCGGGTCCGGCCCACCGCGGTCACCTTCGTCGGCGTCCTGCTGTCCGTCGGCGTACCCTTCTTCGCCCCACGCGGCGTCGAAGGGCCGCTGATCGCCGCCGGCTTCGTGCTGCTCGGTGCCGTCGCCGACAGTGCCGACGGTGCCGTCGCGGTCGTCACCGGCCGGGTCACCCGGATCGGATACGTCTACGACTCGTTCGCCGACCGGCTCGGCGAGGCCGCCTGGCTCGTCGCGTTCTGGCTGGTCGGCGCCCCCGGCCCGGTGGTCGCGGCCGCCGGCGGGCTGTCCTGGCTGCACGAGTACGTCCGCGCGCGAGCGGTCGGCGTCGGCATGAAGGAGATCGGCGTGGTGACCATCGGGGAGCGGCCGAGCCGCGTCTCGGTCGCGATCGTCGGCCTGCTGGCGGCCGGCGGCATCGGGTTCGTCGACCCGGACCTGGCCGCCGGCACGATGACCCTGGCCACGGTCGTGTGGGGCGTGATCGCCCTCGGCGGCCTGCTCCAGTTGCTCGGCGCCGTCCGCCGCGCATTGGGCAACGCATAG
- the metF gene encoding methylenetetrahydrofolate reductase [NAD(P)H], producing the protein MSLGLPSVLPTSQPSIGDLIRAPGPTFSFEFFPPKDADGERLLWRSIRELEPLLPSFVSITYGAGGSTRDTTIAVTERIATETTLLPMAHLTAVNHSIAELRNIVGRLAAAGIRNMLLVRGDPPGDPTGEWVQHPDGVLYAEELVRLVRESGDFSVGVAAFPYKHPRSPDIESDTEQFVRKCRAGADFAITQMFFDADDYLRLRDRVAATGCDTPIVAGVMPVTRMGTIERSEKLSGAPFPKALAARFERIADDPVAVRKLGIELAGEMCQRLIDEGIPGIHFITLNRSTATRDLWQHLRAGVRV; encoded by the coding sequence GTGTCGCTCGGTCTTCCCTCCGTACTCCCCACGTCGCAACCGTCGATCGGGGATCTGATCCGCGCGCCCGGCCCGACCTTCTCCTTCGAGTTCTTCCCGCCGAAGGACGCCGACGGCGAACGGTTGCTGTGGCGGTCGATCCGCGAGCTGGAGCCGCTGCTGCCGTCGTTCGTCTCGATCACCTACGGGGCCGGCGGCTCGACCCGCGACACCACCATCGCGGTGACCGAGCGGATCGCGACCGAGACCACCCTGCTGCCGATGGCCCACCTGACCGCGGTCAACCACTCGATCGCCGAGTTGCGCAACATCGTCGGCCGGCTCGCCGCCGCCGGCATCCGCAACATGCTGCTCGTCCGCGGTGACCCGCCCGGCGACCCGACCGGCGAGTGGGTCCAGCACCCGGACGGGGTCCTCTACGCCGAGGAACTGGTCCGGCTGGTCCGCGAGTCCGGCGACTTCAGCGTCGGCGTCGCCGCCTTCCCGTACAAGCACCCCAGGTCGCCCGACATCGAGAGCGACACCGAGCAGTTCGTCCGCAAATGCCGGGCCGGCGCCGACTTCGCCATCACCCAGATGTTCTTCGACGCCGACGACTACCTGCGACTGCGTGACCGGGTCGCCGCCACCGGCTGCGACACCCCCATCGTCGCCGGCGTGATGCCGGTGACCCGGATGGGCACCATCGAACGCTCCGAGAAACTCTCCGGCGCCCCGTTCCCGAAGGCCCTCGCGGCCCGCTTCGAACGCATCGCCGACGACCCGGTCGCGGTCCGCAAGCTCGGCATCGAACTCGCCGGCGAGATGTGCCAGCGACTCATCGACGAAGGCATACCCGGCATCCACTTCATCACCCTCAACCGGTCGACCGCCACCCGCGACCTGTGGCAGCACCTGCGGGCCGGCGTACGGGTGTGA
- a CDS encoding lycopene cyclase domain-containing protein, whose product MTYTAAALVGVLGALVVDLFVLRTRLVLRGVFWATYPIIVFFQLLSNGVLTGRNIVRYDPDAIVGLRIVYAPAEDLLFGFALILLTLSTWVWLGRRGVQRTPVAGEGSRVLKLLRPDRDT is encoded by the coding sequence GTGACCTACACCGCCGCCGCGCTCGTCGGCGTACTCGGTGCGCTCGTCGTCGACCTGTTCGTGCTGCGTACCCGGCTGGTGCTGCGTGGCGTCTTCTGGGCGACGTACCCGATCATCGTGTTCTTCCAGCTGCTGTCCAACGGCGTCCTCACCGGACGGAACATCGTCCGGTACGACCCGGACGCGATCGTCGGGCTGCGGATCGTGTACGCCCCGGCGGAGGACCTGCTCTTCGGCTTCGCGCTGATCCTGCTGACCCTGTCGACGTGGGTGTGGCTCGGCCGGCGCGGCGTGCAGCGCACCCCGGTGGCCGGCGAGGGCAGCCGGGTCCTGAAACTGCTCCGCCCCGACCGCGACACCTGA
- a CDS encoding lycopene cyclase domain-containing protein: MGHFAYLAVLAGCLLAAIWLEPVFRVNVLRRWRRLLLTLLPVVVVFVAWDLAAIAAGHWSFDPDQITGIMLPGGLPVDELLFFIVVPVCAVLGFEAVRAVLRWRAGDEA; the protein is encoded by the coding sequence ATGGGACATTTCGCCTACCTGGCGGTGCTCGCGGGGTGCCTGCTCGCCGCCATCTGGCTCGAACCGGTGTTCCGGGTCAACGTGCTGCGCCGGTGGCGCCGGCTGCTGCTCACCCTGCTGCCGGTCGTGGTCGTCTTCGTCGCATGGGACCTCGCGGCCATCGCCGCCGGCCACTGGAGCTTCGACCCCGACCAGATCACCGGGATCATGCTGCCCGGCGGGCTGCCCGTCGACGAACTGCTGTTCTTCATCGTCGTACCGGTCTGTGCGGTGCTCGGCTTCGAGGCCGTCCGGGCCGTACTGCGGTGGCGGGCCGGGGACGAGGCGTGA
- a CDS encoding Rv2175c family DNA-binding protein: protein MTDSVPTASDVPAREWLTLPAVAELLDITISKVHQMIREGALIAVRRDGIRMVPAELVANRTVLKHLPGIVTVLRDSGYNDEEALRWLFTPDDTLPGTPAVALGGDLATEVKRRAQALGF, encoded by the coding sequence GTGACCGATTCCGTACCCACCGCCTCCGACGTCCCGGCGCGGGAGTGGCTGACGCTGCCCGCCGTCGCCGAACTGCTGGACATCACGATCAGCAAGGTGCACCAGATGATCCGCGAAGGCGCGCTGATCGCGGTGCGGCGCGACGGCATCCGGATGGTGCCGGCGGAGCTGGTGGCGAACCGCACCGTGCTCAAGCACCTCCCCGGCATCGTGACCGTGCTCCGTGACTCCGGGTACAACGACGAAGAGGCCCTGCGGTGGCTGTTCACGCCGGACGACACCCTTCCGGGTACCCCGGCGGTCGCGCTCGGCGGTGACCTGGCGACCGAGGTCAAGCGGCGCGCGCAGGCGCTCGGCTTCTGA
- the pknB gene encoding Stk1 family PASTA domain-containing Ser/Thr kinase, translating to MDIQVADTLLGSLIDGRYRIRGRVARGGMATVYTATDERLERTVALKIIHPTQAPDARARLAGFVDRFTDEAKTIARLTHPNVVAVYDQGVHNGLPYLVMEYVRGRTLREILVERRRLNPGEALAILDQMLAAIAAAHRAGLVHRDVKPENVLVAEAPSGGAGNLIDGVVKVADFGLARAVEASADEENGGQLMATVAYVAPELVTEGRADPRSDVYSAGIVLFEMLTGRVPYDGDRPVDVAWQHVDRDVPPPSKFVPGLPSVLDDLVTRATRRDAGERPTDAGALLSEVQGARDDLGNASVNTALLRQVAQPTMVVSSVQTADRPSWARLPDQKGAAPAAGAAPQPPRRRRAAEPEQTPPLPDRLRAMWRVMMSDRRGRTAVAAAIVVLGLVAAIGGWWFGVGRYTVAPELVNMSKAAAEEQAARGGFTITYGDPRHDENVERDTVLSQDPPTSERILKGGTITLVLSLGPERFQVPDVVGKTFDLAQLDLENAQLKVTKGADRYDNNLPEGTVIAVDPAVGAEVKPGDEITVFVSKGRAPITVPNLVGKSVAEARTTLAGLGLVARESYVDSDQPKDQVLRQEPADGSGVERGAEVKIDVSKGPPAVVVQRVIGMPCPQAKAALEAQGLTVRVDFNPNGTVAYQQPGENSEVPPGTEIAIGCF from the coding sequence ATGGACATTCAGGTCGCCGACACTCTGCTGGGCTCGTTGATCGACGGGCGCTACCGCATCCGCGGGCGCGTGGCCCGTGGTGGCATGGCGACCGTGTACACCGCGACGGACGAGCGGCTCGAGCGCACCGTCGCTCTCAAGATCATCCATCCGACCCAGGCGCCGGACGCCCGGGCGCGGCTCGCCGGATTCGTCGACCGGTTCACCGACGAGGCCAAGACCATCGCCCGGCTCACCCACCCGAACGTGGTGGCCGTCTACGACCAGGGCGTACACAACGGTCTGCCCTACCTGGTGATGGAGTACGTCCGGGGCCGCACCCTGCGCGAGATCCTCGTCGAGCGCCGCCGGCTCAACCCCGGCGAGGCGCTGGCGATCCTCGACCAGATGCTCGCCGCCATCGCCGCCGCGCACCGGGCCGGTCTGGTGCACCGCGACGTGAAGCCGGAGAACGTACTGGTCGCCGAGGCGCCCAGCGGCGGGGCCGGCAACCTCATCGACGGCGTCGTCAAGGTCGCCGACTTCGGGCTGGCCCGCGCCGTCGAGGCGAGCGCCGACGAGGAGAACGGCGGCCAGCTGATGGCGACCGTCGCGTACGTGGCGCCCGAACTGGTCACCGAGGGCCGGGCCGACCCGCGCAGCGACGTCTACTCCGCCGGCATCGTGCTGTTCGAGATGCTGACCGGCCGGGTGCCGTACGACGGGGACCGGCCGGTCGACGTCGCCTGGCAGCACGTCGACCGGGACGTACCGCCGCCGTCGAAGTTCGTGCCCGGCCTGCCGTCGGTGCTCGACGACCTGGTCACCCGCGCCACCCGCCGCGACGCCGGCGAACGTCCGACCGACGCCGGGGCGCTGCTGTCCGAGGTGCAGGGCGCCCGCGACGACCTCGGCAACGCCAGCGTCAACACGGCCCTACTACGTCAGGTCGCCCAGCCCACCATGGTCGTCTCGTCGGTACAGACCGCCGACCGGCCGTCGTGGGCCCGACTGCCCGACCAGAAGGGCGCCGCACCGGCCGCCGGCGCCGCACCACAGCCGCCGCGCCGCCGGCGGGCCGCCGAGCCCGAGCAGACCCCGCCGCTGCCCGACCGCCTGCGGGCCATGTGGCGGGTCATGATGAGCGACCGCCGGGGCCGTACGGCCGTGGCCGCCGCGATCGTGGTCCTGGGTCTGGTGGCGGCGATCGGCGGCTGGTGGTTCGGCGTCGGCCGCTACACGGTGGCCCCGGAGCTGGTCAACATGTCCAAGGCCGCGGCCGAGGAACAGGCCGCCCGGGGCGGCTTCACCATCACGTACGGCGACCCACGGCACGACGAGAACGTCGAACGCGACACGGTGCTCAGCCAGGACCCGCCCACCAGCGAACGGATCCTCAAGGGCGGCACCATCACGCTCGTCCTCTCGCTCGGGCCGGAACGTTTCCAGGTCCCCGACGTGGTCGGCAAGACGTTCGACCTGGCCCAGCTCGACCTGGAGAACGCCCAACTGAAGGTGACCAAGGGCGCCGACCGGTACGACAACAACCTGCCGGAGGGCACCGTCATCGCGGTCGACCCGGCGGTCGGCGCCGAGGTCAAGCCCGGCGACGAGATCACCGTCTTCGTGAGCAAGGGCCGGGCGCCGATCACCGTCCCCAACCTGGTCGGCAAGAGCGTCGCCGAGGCCCGCACCACCCTGGCCGGGCTCGGCCTGGTCGCCCGCGAGTCGTACGTCGACTCCGACCAGCCGAAGGACCAGGTCCTGCGGCAGGAGCCGGCCGACGGGTCGGGCGTGGAGCGCGGCGCCGAAGTCAAGATCGACGTCAGCAAGGGGCCACCGGCCGTCGTCGTCCAGCGGGTCATCGGCATGCCGTGCCCGCAGGCCAAGGCCGCCCTGGAGGCACAGGGCCTGACCGTACGCGTCGACTTCAACCCCAACGGCACCGTCGCCTACCAGCAGCCGGGCGAGAACTCCGAGGTGCCGCCCGGCACCGAGATCGCCATCGGGTGCTTCTGA
- a CDS encoding deoxyribonuclease IV produces the protein MPVTRPVGSHTPTAGGLAKAALPYVDAAGAEAVQVYVGNSRGWALPPGDPAQDELFRAGCAERGIPAYVHASLLVNIGSPTPATVERSVATLAHALRRGTAIGAAGVVFHAGSAVDAAHADTAMRQVREALLPLLDRAAADGAPKLLVEPSAGGGRSLASKVEHLGPYLDAVDRHPWLGVCFDTCHAWAAGHDLASPGGMTATLDSLVTAVGDDRLWLVHANDSRDTCGSTRDRHETIGKGTIGEPAFAELMRHPATAGVAVIVETPSEGHATDIATLQQLRG, from the coding sequence ATGCCGGTGACCCGGCCGGTCGGCTCCCACACACCCACCGCCGGCGGCCTCGCGAAAGCGGCCCTGCCGTACGTCGACGCCGCCGGCGCCGAAGCCGTACAGGTCTACGTCGGCAACTCGCGCGGCTGGGCGCTGCCGCCCGGCGACCCGGCCCAGGACGAACTGTTCCGGGCCGGGTGCGCCGAACGCGGCATCCCGGCGTACGTCCACGCCTCGCTGCTGGTCAACATCGGCTCACCGACCCCCGCCACGGTCGAACGCTCGGTCGCCACCCTGGCACACGCGCTCCGGCGCGGCACCGCCATCGGCGCCGCCGGAGTCGTGTTCCACGCCGGCAGCGCCGTCGACGCCGCCCACGCCGACACCGCGATGCGGCAGGTACGTGAAGCACTGCTTCCCCTCCTCGACCGGGCCGCCGCCGACGGCGCCCCGAAACTGCTCGTCGAGCCCAGCGCCGGCGGCGGCCGCTCACTGGCGTCGAAGGTCGAACACCTCGGTCCGTACCTCGACGCCGTCGACCGGCACCCCTGGCTCGGCGTCTGCTTCGACACCTGCCACGCCTGGGCCGCCGGACACGACCTGGCCAGCCCGGGCGGAATGACCGCCACCCTCGACTCGCTGGTCACGGCGGTGGGCGACGACCGGCTGTGGCTGGTGCACGCCAACGACTCCCGGGACACCTGTGGGTCGACCCGCGACCGGCACGAGACGATCGGCAAGGGCACGATCGGCGAACCGGCGTTCGCGGAACTGATGCGCCACCCGGCGACCGCGGGCGTCGCGGTGATCGTGGAAACCCCCAGCGAGGGCCACGCCACCGACATCGCCACCCTCCAACAACTGCGGGGCTGA
- a CDS encoding (2Fe-2S)-binding protein, with the protein MYVCICARVREGEVRTAIRLGARCEESVGESCGAGTGCGTCLDRICDLIEEETSTDTLVTMAA; encoded by the coding sequence ATGTACGTCTGCATCTGCGCCCGCGTCCGGGAAGGCGAGGTCCGCACCGCGATCCGCCTCGGCGCGCGCTGCGAGGAGTCGGTGGGGGAATCCTGCGGCGCCGGCACCGGGTGCGGCACCTGCCTGGACCGCATCTGTGACCTGATCGAGGAGGAGACCAGCACCGACACGCTCGTCACGATGGCCGCCTGA
- the bfr gene encoding bacterioferritin, with protein MQGDSRVIEFLNEQLTAELTAINQYFLHAKMQENWGYTKLAKHTRHESIDEMKHAEVLTDRILFLEGLPNYQKLFALRIGETVREQFECDMKIEVEAVDRLRRGIEYMRSIGDTTSARIFEDILADEEHHVDYLETQLGLIEKLGEAIYLQNVTEHPEV; from the coding sequence ATGCAAGGCGACAGCCGGGTAATCGAGTTTCTGAACGAGCAGTTGACCGCGGAGCTGACCGCGATCAACCAGTACTTCCTCCACGCCAAGATGCAGGAGAACTGGGGCTACACCAAGCTGGCGAAACACACCCGACACGAGTCGATCGACGAGATGAAGCACGCCGAGGTGCTGACCGACCGGATCCTGTTCCTCGAGGGCCTGCCGAACTACCAGAAGCTCTTCGCGCTGCGGATCGGTGAGACGGTCAGGGAGCAGTTCGAGTGCGACATGAAGATCGAGGTCGAGGCGGTCGACCGGCTGCGCCGCGGCATCGAATACATGCGTTCGATCGGTGACACGACCTCGGCGAGGATCTTCGAGGACATCCTGGCCGACGAGGAGCACCACGTCGACTACCTGGAGACCCAGCTCGGGCTGATCGAGAAGCTCGGTGAGGCGATCTACCTCCAGAACGTGACCGAGCACCCCGAGGTCTGA
- a CDS encoding threonine aldolase family protein, with the protein MADQTDRPVVDLRSDTVTRPTAQMRAAMAAADVGDDVYAEDPTVNALEAEVAALFGHEAALWAPTGSMANQIALQLLVPPAHELLCDADAHVVTYEVGAAAAYGGVSSRTWSAVGADIDPDTIAAMIRPDGYHAVPTRAIAVEQTHNRGGGGVVPLATLRALRGIADRAGVALHCDGARIWHAHVADGVPLRTYGELFDTLSVCLSKGLGAPAGSVIVGSAERMARARVIRKRMGGGLRQVGVLAAAGRYALEHHVGRLADDHARAARLAEAIAPFGVLAGPVRTNIVPLDLSKSPLDAAGVAAAARAEGVLVSVLGPYIGRLVTHHDVDDAGIDHAIEVLTRVLRG; encoded by the coding sequence GTGGCTGACCAGACCGACCGGCCCGTCGTCGACCTGCGGTCCGACACCGTCACCCGACCCACCGCACAGATGCGTGCCGCGATGGCCGCCGCCGACGTCGGTGACGACGTGTACGCCGAGGACCCGACCGTCAACGCCCTCGAGGCCGAGGTGGCGGCGCTGTTCGGGCACGAGGCGGCGCTGTGGGCGCCGACCGGCTCGATGGCCAACCAGATCGCGCTGCAGCTGCTCGTACCACCGGCGCACGAACTGCTCTGCGACGCCGACGCGCACGTGGTGACGTACGAGGTCGGGGCCGCCGCCGCGTACGGCGGGGTGTCGTCGCGGACCTGGTCCGCCGTTGGCGCCGACATCGACCCCGACACGATCGCGGCGATGATCCGCCCCGACGGCTACCACGCGGTGCCGACCCGGGCCATCGCCGTCGAGCAGACCCACAACCGGGGCGGCGGCGGAGTGGTTCCGCTGGCCACCCTGCGCGCCCTACGCGGGATCGCCGACCGGGCCGGCGTGGCGCTGCACTGCGACGGTGCCCGGATCTGGCACGCGCACGTCGCCGACGGGGTGCCGCTGCGGACGTACGGCGAGCTCTTCGACACCCTGTCGGTCTGCCTCTCCAAGGGCCTCGGCGCGCCGGCCGGCTCGGTGATCGTCGGCAGCGCCGAACGCATGGCCCGGGCCCGGGTGATCCGCAAGCGGATGGGAGGCGGCCTGCGCCAGGTCGGCGTCCTCGCCGCCGCCGGCCGGTACGCGCTCGAACACCACGTCGGGCGGCTCGCCGACGACCACGCCCGCGCCGCCCGGCTCGCCGAGGCGATCGCGCCGTTCGGAGTGCTGGCCGGCCCGGTACGCACGAACATCGTGCCGCTGGACCTGTCGAAGTCGCCGCTCGACGCCGCCGGCGTGGCGGCCGCCGCCCGCGCCGAAGGCGTGCTCGTCTCGGTGCTCGGCCCGTACATCGGCCGCCTGGTCACCCACCACGACGTCGACGACGCCGGCATCGACCACGCGATCGAGGTACTGACCCGCGTCCTGCGCGGCTGA